AATTTTATTTCCCCATTTTTTCGCCCCTTTTTTCTTACCATTTCTTGTTTTTtcttcttcctttttggcagTCAAGTGTCCGGCTGATCTTTTTAATAGTTTCGGTTACGCAATGTTGACAAGGGTTTTCGTTTTCCAGGGACAGGCGAAAGGGTCAATATTGGTTGGGTGTTTTGGTCAAGTGTAAGTCGTTACGGCTTTGCTGTGTAAATTATGTTAAACGTTTGTCAATTTGTGTGATTTGTCTTGTCTGTCGAAAGGCAAAAGGTGCGAAAGGGGTTAACCCGTCCATGGTCACGCGCTATTAACTCCAATAAatgtccaaaaaaaaaatggggtTGGTTGTCCGAGGTGTGGATTTGTGGCCATGTTCAATGATTTTGAGGTCTGAGATAATGCACTGTATTTATAGACTTATTTTTGTGTTGAAAAGTAACACATGTAAAAATGTTTTAGTTTTGGGCGGATTTTTTAAGTAGGTTGCCCTCTATATCCCGGTTACTCTCTGTTTTTTAAGAGACAAAAACATAAAACGAAGATGTGAAGGAAAAGCGTAGGACAAGTTCTTCTCTTTTCGTTAAAGAGGAAAATGACTAACAATGGGTGTGGCTAAAATGAAAAACGTAAAAAGGGCGGCTAATAAATCGGTTTCAATATATCAAAGacttaaatttcaatttttttcaaatttcctGCCATTTAAATGCACTCCTTCGTCCGAGGGATTTTCCAGGGGGAGGGGCCGTGGGTATGGGTAGTCCGAGGTCCCCATTGTTATGGTTGGCTGGTAAATGATGCGCAAGGGGGGTTGGTTGGACATCGTGGCATTCGCTGCAGAATTGTGCCTTTTTGAGTGAGCCAAGAATTGAATATTTCTCCTCGCCTTTCTCTCTTCCGAGTATTTTTTCCCACTTCTCTGGCGGGTCTATCCAATTTTTTCTTTGGCGACAGACAACGACGCAATTCTTTagcattttatttcaattttcctTGGGTTCGGGGAGTTGGAGGAGTCAACGCAGTGTACAGCACATTTACTGCCTCATCTATTTAATACCATAAATAATTGCATCTAATTAAATATGCTCAAATGAAAATGTCcgcttttctttcttttttttttgctctccCCTGTCCAGGACTTTTTCgctttcctttctttttttttaaaaccaTCCCAACTACGTGCCATGAGTTGGCTGCAGTTGACGCGTGATGGAGcgaatgtcattcgaaatgaAATTCAAGTTCCAATTTGGACCCGccaggcaaaaaaaaaaaaaaatatggggGAAGGAGGCGGTGGAAAATAGcgcggaaaatgggaaaagatTGGGTGCCAAGGAGAAATTAAGTAGCAGCGGGCAAAGGGAAAAAGAATTTAATAGTTTTCAATTAGGAATCGTTTGCAGCCTTTTCTTTTCGCACCCTCTCTGTTTTCCCTTTCCTTTATGGCACACACTTGATGCCACAACGCCACTCCCCCGCATTTCCACACTTTTCCACCGCCCTTTTTCCAAGTGTCAAGCAAATGAAGTCACGACTCGTCCTCCCACTTTTGTCAGTTTCGTTATTTTTCCTTTGGTTTTGCTTATCAGATACCCTGTACAGATTTTAATTGCGGAAAAGGAGTAGTTTTGTAATTAAGGATGTTGATAGTGTTCAATATGTGCAATAATTGCTACATTTTATATTGTATATTGTTGATTTGGCATTGATTttacacaaaaaaataataatttctttgaaatttgttattattcaCATTTGAGTTAATTTAAggataatatttaattgactTAATACAAagcaaaaattaaatcaaaaaccaaaaatcaCTGGGcataaataattcgttatcttAAGAAAATCTCCTTACATTCTTCAGTGTTCTCCTGACactgttgttgcttttgctgcttttaattcaacgtaaattttattttattttaatttcgcTGCAATTCTTTTAGCACACTCCTGCCGTTCTGTCCCTTTCTGTCTTTTGAGTCCATCTCCTTCTTACACACAACTGGTTCCTCTTTATGAACCCAGCGCTGTTCTTGAAgtattttttctgttttgttggtgtgtattttttattgaaatgaTGTCCCGTGTATTTTGTCACGTGACTTTCATTTCACTAAAATTGTCAAGCATTAAGCGTCTAATTATTGCTGGCATagctttaattaaataaatattcgtcaaggaaatataaacaaatgtaaACATTTCAGGTAAAGGTGAAGCACACTTGAAAAGAAGGCCAAAATATGCGTtcaataatattaataataatagtaattcAAATAAGTTAAAAGTCCATTGATATGCAACAAGAGAATTGTagtatttataattatttcacTACCAACTATTTTCATCAAGTGCAACTGACTACTTACTGGCATTTCGATTAGAAACCAATAAATAAGCCTAAAATATTTGCAACTAACTTTCAGAGACACTTAACTTCTGGCTTGTTTCGGGAACTGGGATATTTATGGTGACCCCAGCGAAACTTTCACCCCAACTTCAGAATTCCAGGGGCAATCAATGCAGAGGGCCAAAAGAAACAAGTCAAGACAGTTACCTAAATAActttgcagcagcagcagcaacagtcaAGGAGGAAAAACGGTGGAAAACGAGGCAAAGACAACGGCAAACAACGCAGAGGAGTTCGCGGAAAATTAACGGCAAGACCGATGGAAAAGCAAGAAAAGTGGGAAAAGCCGGCGGAAAGTTATTGAGCAACGACCTAAAACAACAAAATCCTTAGCCGCTGAATTTCTAGCCTGTAATGGTTCGATGAATTTATTACTTTTGATGTTCAAACACGAAAACTGCTGCTGGCCATAAAACAAGGTCTCCAGACCTCCaatatttcccattttccccatcGTTTTACTTCATCAGACTTTGGCGGAGTGAAGCAAATGCTATTAAAAGTTTACATGTCTCAATAGAGTGTTAAGAGATTAGTtggcataaaatatttacagaATTTCAACGGAAAAGTTGAGCAGACAGCGGATCAATTGTTGGCGGACAGGTGAAACGGGGATTTGAAAGAGGGCAAATTCAAATACGTCAGTAGTACACAAACGCATTAGATGATgatctatatattttaaactttGTATTAACGAGACGAGTTCTAGTAAGGTCACTTAAATGGTGTTCACAGATTTCAAACAACTATTACGAGCTATGTTCATAAACTAGTTTTAGCCTTGTCGCAAAATTTGTGCGATGCACGAAATGACAACCACAATTAAAAGTCATAAAAATTACGATTATAAGATACATCCAGATAGAGTCACATAATAGGATTCAAACAACGATTTGGCGTGCGAGATGGGATTTCCTCAGTAATTTGTAGACATATATATTTGGAGATTTATTCGATCAACCGACATTGTAGTGACAGTAGCACAATGGCTGGGTTCATCCGTTTCAGAATGAGTCCCATTACTCTATTGCTTTCGATACTCTTGGTTCACAGTTGTGGAGCCGAAAAGCCATACAGTGTGGAGCTAAACACCTTTACGATGGACGACACCATCGAAAATCAGGAGAATTGGGTGGACTGGGGAACGCTGAGTATGAAAAAGGTCTCACGAAATCAATTTGTGGTTAGCGGGGACTTTGAATTCAAACTCAATATGGCCGATGAGCAGAAGGTAAGTGACTTATCAGTTATAATATACTTTCTTGCGAGCAACTTTCCTTGCAATCTTTTATTAAACAATCattaatatatttcattttagaTTGTTCTCATGGTCTATGTCTACGATGCCAATGCCAATCAAAGAGGTTCGATGGTAATGGCTCTTAAAAAACCGTTCTGTCAGTTCATTAAAGAGGATGAGGACTCGTATCCAAGCATACAAAAGGTTTCCAATTTACCGGATCAGGATACATGCCCATTTCCGAAAGGCAAATATACCATCGATAACTACGAAATGGAGACCAATTTCCTACCGGACAATGCACCCAAAGGCGACTACCTGTTGCAGTTATCCTTGTTGGATCGTGAGGTCCCAGTAGCTGGACTTATGGCTACTGTTACCCTGACCTAAGGGAatatcaatttttttttcttattttttttttatatagtGATTTTGATATGTTCCGGGTGGATCCATATGACACGACAAGCGTTCTTCTTCTTCATATTTAAGTTTACTTTTACCTTGAATATCAATATAATGACTTCACTTTCAAAGACAAAAATATTTCGTTATGGCTTACGATCTGCTGGGAATAAGTATGGGGTAGCCAGTCATCAAGTGCAATACGCTTGAAATGACAAACACAAATCCAATTGCACCGCAAAATTTCAGCTTCAACACCTCATCTAATTGAAATTTCTGCAATATCCTGTTGAGCGCGTTTGCATATGTCTCATTGGCAACGCCCTATTCTGTCATTTTCCCACTCAAGGCAAAGGCTCTTCagaataaatataattatatgtgcgccacttttttttttttgctaaaaaTGATTATCTTTGCATTACAATCCATTGATTCCACTTAAGCACCGCTAGAATGGCACCACATGCTGGGTGTTTGGGGGTTTTTCACACACATGCGACACTTAATTAACAAATATGCATTACAAACACCCGCAACGAGCAGCAATTGGTTGGTCATGTCATCCCAGAATCCCTCGGTATCAAATATCTAGTCCCCCGTTTTCCATCACCGAAAAAGCCAGCTTAACCCTTTATTTGCCACGCCCCAGCAGAAAGACCCAGGAGTCCACAATGATAACCCCTCAAAGAGGGGATTTTTCACGCAGGGTTGGCATGtgtttaattgaaaaatcaTATGCAGCGCGCATAATTATGTTTATTGCAATAATCCGATGCAAATTTGCAAAAACTCAAACTGACACAATCACCGAAATGCTTTAGACGTTGGCAAACACCTGCAGTGGCGTAGTGTCAAAAGGGGAAAGTTAATCAAGGTCTAATATGTTGTAAAACGTGTAAGAGGAAAGCATTGAAGAAATAGTTGAATACGGAAAAATACTTATGCACAACTGATTTTCTTGTAAACAAGGGCTTTTGTTTGCTTGGCAAAGATGCTGCCCCATTGTAAATTAACCAACTACGCCACTGTTAAAACCCCACAGCCGTGGCAATAGGCAACCCCCCTGATTTCCACCCCCGTGCAACCGGTTGCTGTTGCAGCGACGCCCTTGCGCTTttgtgcaactgcaactgcctGGTGATTTGTGTTTATATCTGCATCTGTACGTGTAGTTGTATCCGCCATCCATAaccgtatccgtatctgtatctatattGCTGCGACTGTATCTGCATcggtgttgttgtttttggctGCTGGCGCGCATTAAATTGCTCTTTAAATTGCACATTTCAACGCCTACtgattatgacagataattaTGTTATCGAGTGCCGCCACACGCCGCATTCAACCCTTTACCACCCACAGAATGGATCTTCCCTTGGCGAATGCATAAATGGCAAACAGGCTCATTTTAATCATAAGGAAGATATATTTTAACTTGAGGGATGTCagcataaattaataaaaaattatgtgtatgtttaaaatatgtgtacatattttatttctctgcCTTATCCGTTGCGTATtctaaaatgtatatttattatattatttccTTTAAGAAAACGCTTTTTTCTCCACCTTACCAAAAGTCAAAGTCAAATGTGAACTCGGATTCAGTCAAGATGGAGATGGCAGCATGTGTTCGCTTTGGGGACAGGTGTAGTCCCTGCACAATCCACACCTTCTTGCCATTTCATTTCCGCAGGTACACATATTTTTAATCATCATTAACAATAATTCGAGAAATACTTTTAATTTTGTGTTCGCGGCAGGCTCAAGACGACATGTGGGCGCGATGGGGGCAGGGGTTTCAAGGGGGGCTTGGGTTTTGTTTTCTATTCCCCCTACTACCCCTTTATATTTTTTCCCTCAATGACATTGCACTTACTGTCTTCGCCTTCAAGATTTATGAAAAAATGTTCCCACCCCCTCGGGGGAATTGTTTTCGACGCCTTTGCCCGCCTTCTGTTTCGTTGTTTTCTCTTAGGTTCGcttcgctttttttttgtattttctggCATTTTCTTGTGTgcaatattaattattatggGCGCCCCGCCACCCACacaaataaatcataaattaaaaGCTGGGAAAGTGGCTGCCACACCCCCGTCCGTTCGTTCGCTTAGACAATTTTTATCATTAAACGCATttgataattaaaaattgtcaTTTTTTAGCAGCCCCCCAACtttggaaaaaaatgaaaaatattaaattaccAAAGAGAGGGGGTTTAGGGTGAAGGGCATTTATCATTTTGCCAACTGTTTGTTTGATAAGGGAAAAGCGaaccaaaaaatatatattaacgCATACagacataaataaaaattaattggtGAAGAGAGTGCGAGCGAAGGATGAAGTGGGTGATAAAGTCACATAAATATTACTTAAAATAGATTCGGAAAAGCCGAAAAGTGCCAAGCCAATCTCTTCATTCACCTTTTCCGGTTAGCTTTTTCAAAGGTTTCATTTCATTAAGTTTTACAAGCTCTTCGATTGCCTCGCAAaaggtaaaaagaaaaataatatgtaCAAGAAACAGAATGCCGAGGAAAACCAATGTAGACAACCGTTAAAAGTAATGCCAAAAGTGGAAACCATTATAATTGTTGTTAAATGAACCAAATAGCGAAGGCAGACGGAAGTGGAGCGGGGAAATGCGGAAAAGCTCATGGCAAATGTGTTTCCAATTGATGGAAACCCGTTCAATTGGCAAGGTTTCCTTTGCCGGCGAAAATGGCAACAGAAATAAACAGTTAACATGAATGAAAGAAAATGCGGGGAAAATGTATCCTGAAGGGACAAAGACGAGAAAGTCTATTTCCATTTAAAGTGATTCAATGCGTAGATAACTAAAGTACTTGAAATAGGTTATAAATACACACCATTAATTagtaatttttttgtattctttCACATGTTTCCTATCAAGTCCTACAGGATATTTACCACATTTGCCAGCGCCGAATTCTTCCCTTTGCAAAACAATTTTCCCAGCCCTGGCATTTTACGCGCTATTACCACTTTTCgaagcaataaaatattattaaaattatatttcgCCTGCCGTGCGCACACAAAAGCACAGACGGAGAATCTCGTGGCTGTAAATCAACGTCTCGATgacattaaaataaaattttaatgcCGCCACCGGGAGAAAGACGACGCACTAAACGAATACTCGTAGAAAGTGAAGAAAGCGAAGAGCGGGTGTAATTTCTCTGGCGCATTTTTGATCGAAAACTTTTTCACGTCTGTAGTTTTGTGGGGGCGTTGCCCCTTGCCCGCTTTCCACGAAAACGGCTCATCATTTCCACCTTGGTTACAGTgcaatgccaaaaatttatttgaatttatctGCTACCCCAACAATATCTGCCGCGGCTCGTCTGAGCGCCTTTTTGGCTCATTTTCCTGGTACTTGGGGCaaataattgtaaatatttgataCACAATaaggcaataaaaataaaattgaaaatttttcGCTTTGTGCTACGTTGCCTTTTATTgttatcatcatcatcatcatc
The Drosophila mauritiana strain mau12 chromosome X, ASM438214v1, whole genome shotgun sequence DNA segment above includes these coding regions:
- the LOC117146976 gene encoding uncharacterized protein LOC117146976 codes for the protein MAGFIRFRMSPITLLLSILLVHSCGAEKPYSVELNTFTMDDTIENQENWVDWGTLSMKKVSRNQFVVSGDFEFKLNMADEQKIVLMVYVYDANANQRGSMVMALKKPFCQFIKEDEDSYPSIQKVSNLPDQDTCPFPKGKYTIDNYEMETNFLPDNAPKGDYLLQLSLLDREVPVAGLMATVTLT